The DNA segment GAAGAAGACCACTCCTTCGTGGGGCGCGGCGGCGGGGTGCGTACTGTCGTACTCATGAGTACGACAGGCGCGAACGCCGATCCGCTCGCGGCCCTGGGCACGCTGCCCGGTGTGGCCGAGTCCGTGGAGTCCGTGCGCAAGGCCGTGGACCGGGTCTACGGGCACCGGGTCATGCGCCGCCGCAGCAACGCGATCACCTCCGAGGCCGCGCTGCGCGGCGCCCGCGGTTCGGCGGCGCTGTCCGGTGCAGACTGGGCCCTGGAGGAGGTGCGGCGGCGCACCGACTTCAGTGGCGACGCCGAGGCGCGTGTCGTGGGCGCTTCCCTCAGGCTGACCGCCGAGGCGGGCCAGCTGCTGTCCATCTGGCGGCAGTCGCCCCTCAGGGTGCTCGCCCGGCTGCACCTCGTCGCGGCCGCGAGCGACGCCGACGAGGTCGGCAGGCCCCGGCACGCGGGCGAGCGGGCCGAGGAGCCGCTGATCGAACTGCCGCTGCCGGACGCCGCGGAGATGTCCGGCCGGCTGGACGGGCTGGCGGACCTGATCATCGCGGGCACGTCCGCGCCGGCGCTGGTGACGGCCGCCGTCGTGCACGGCGAACTGCTCGCGCTGCGCCCCTTCACCTCGCACAACGGCTTGGTCGCGCGCGCGGCCGAGCGGCTCGTCCTGATCGGCAGCGGCCTGGACCCGAAGGCGGTCTGCCCGGCCGAGGTGGGTCACGCCGAACTCGGCCGCGCCTCCTACCTCGCCGCGCTGGACGGGTACGTCTCCGGTACTCCCGCGGGCATGGCGGCCTGGATCGCCCACTGCGGCAGGGCGGTCGAGCTGGGTGTGCGCGAGTCGACGGCGGTGTGCGAGGCGCTGCAGCGCGGAGCGGCCTGAACGGCCTCTGAGCGGCCTGAGTGGGTCCCGGGAAGCGGGCCCGAAGTCATGGAAAAGGCCCCGGAAGGGGCCTGAACAGGGTTGCGGCGGTACGAGTGCTCGTACCGCCGCTGGCATGCCACTCGGGTTACCAAGCGTCCTCGAGATATCGCCCATCAGGTCGGGTGCTTTGCCCGTCACCTGGTGCGGCAGGCCCGTAATCGACGGTCCGACGTCGCGTGGGTGCCCTGTGGTTCATGCTGGGTCCGTGGGGCCAAGTGCGTAGTGTCAGGGGATCCTCTCGGATGTCCTTTGGTCTCGCGGGCCTGATTCCTTTGTACTGCAAGCACGGAACAAGCGGAACCCCTGCCTACAGTTCTTTACTTTTGCCTTCAATCAGGGGCGAACCGGTCAGGCGGTCGCACCGCGGCGCCGGCTGGCGTACCAGACGAGCCCGGCCGTCGCGGCGGCCGCTCCTATGGCCGCGGCCGCGACGAGCGCGGGCCGGGGCGGCACCGAGAGCGCGGGCAGCCGCTGCTTGAGCCGGACCGGCCGGCGGAACTCCAGAACCGGCCACCCGCGTGCGACGGCCTCGCGGCGCAGCGCGCGGTCGGGGTTCACGGCGTGCGGGTGCCCGACGGTCTGGAGCATCGGCAGGTCGGTCGCCGAATCGCTGTAGGCGTAGCTGCGGTCGAGGTCGTAGCCCTCGGACGCGGCCAGCTCCCTGATCGCCTCGGCCTTGGTCGGCCCGTAGGCGTAGTACTCCACCTCCCCGGTGAAGCAGCCGTCCTCGCCGACGACCATGCGCGTGGCCACCACCCGGTCCGCGCCGAGCAGCTCGCCGACCGGCTCGACCACCTCGGCGCCCGAGGTGGACACGATCACCACGTCGCGGCCGGCGGCGTGGTGCTCCTCGATGAGGGAGGCGGCCTCGTCGTAGATGATCGGGTCGATCAGTTCGTGCAGGGTCTCGGCGACGATCTCCTTCACCTGCTGCACGTTCCACCCACGGCACATGGCGGACAGGTACTCGCGCATGCGCTCCATCTGGTCGTGGTCCATGCCGCCGACCAGGAACACGAACTGGGCGTATGCGGTACGCAGTGCGGCCCTGCGGTTGATCAGTCCGCCTTGGTAGAAGGACTTGCTGAAGGTGAGTGTGCTCGACTTCGCAATGACCGTCTTGTCCAGGTCGAAGAAGGCTGCTGCGCGGGGCAAGGAGTGGTTTTCCACGTCCCCGAGCATAGGCGCCCACCATTCGGCGTAAGGTGGGGCGCGTGGGTTTGCCTGAGAAGGCTCTCGGGTACACCATGGAAGTCACGGATCGTTCGCGACCGTGCTAACCCGGCCCGACTCCTCCCCCCCCGAGTCGGCCGTGGGGACGACCCCCGCTCTCCCCCCCGGCGGGG comes from the Streptomyces sp. NBC_00820 genome and includes:
- a CDS encoding HAD family hydrolase produces the protein MLGDVENHSLPRAAAFFDLDKTVIAKSSTLTFSKSFYQGGLINRRAALRTAYAQFVFLVGGMDHDQMERMREYLSAMCRGWNVQQVKEIVAETLHELIDPIIYDEAASLIEEHHAAGRDVVIVSTSGAEVVEPVGELLGADRVVATRMVVGEDGCFTGEVEYYAYGPTKAEAIRELAASEGYDLDRSYAYSDSATDLPMLQTVGHPHAVNPDRALRREAVARGWPVLEFRRPVRLKQRLPALSVPPRPALVAAAAIGAAAATAGLVWYASRRRGATA
- a CDS encoding oxidoreductase; the encoded protein is MSTTGANADPLAALGTLPGVAESVESVRKAVDRVYGHRVMRRRSNAITSEAALRGARGSAALSGADWALEEVRRRTDFSGDAEARVVGASLRLTAEAGQLLSIWRQSPLRVLARLHLVAAASDADEVGRPRHAGERAEEPLIELPLPDAAEMSGRLDGLADLIIAGTSAPALVTAAVVHGELLALRPFTSHNGLVARAAERLVLIGSGLDPKAVCPAEVGHAELGRASYLAALDGYVSGTPAGMAAWIAHCGRAVELGVRESTAVCEALQRGAA